DNA from Frateuria edaphi:
CTTCATCGAGTTCCAGTAGAAGGTGTGGTTCCAGGTCTGCGCGGCATTGTTGAACACGCCGCCGGAGGACTTGCGGACGATCTCCTCGAGCTCCATCCCCTCGAACTCGGTGCCCGCGATCAGCTTGTTGAGGTTGGTCACGTAAGCGGCGTGGTGCTTGTCGTGATGGAACTCCAGCGTCTCGGCGGAGATGTGCGGCTCCAGCGCGTTCTTTTCATAAGGCAGGGGGGGAAGTTCGATCGCCATGAGGGACTCCTTGGGCTTGCGGCTAAGGGGAGCCGGGCAGGCTTGCCGGGCGGCAGGCCGTGCGCGACTGATACACTTGTGGTCCTGCACGCATTGTAGAACCCCCGAGTTATGGACGTTAACGAGCGAATCAAGGCGGTGCTCGCCGAGCACCCCATGGTGCTTTTCATGAAAGGCACGCCGCAGTTCCCGATGTGCGGTTTTTCCGCCCGCGCCGCTCAGGCGCTGAAGGAATCCGGCGCCGCCTTCCACGCCGTCAACGTATTGGCCGATCCGGAAGTGCGCGCCGCGCTGCCGCACTTCGCCAACTGGCCGACCTTCCCGCAACTGTTCATCCAGGGCGAGTTGATCGGCGGTTGCGACATCGTGGAGGACCTCAAGTCTTCGGGCGAACTGGCTCGCATGGCCACG
Protein-coding regions in this window:
- the grxD gene encoding Grx4 family monothiol glutaredoxin, giving the protein MDVNERIKAVLAEHPMVLFMKGTPQFPMCGFSARAAQALKESGAAFHAVNVLADPEVRAALPHFANWPTFPQLFIQGELIGGCDIVEDLKSSGELARMATDVSGAVRA